From the bacterium genome, one window contains:
- a CDS encoding DNA-formamidopyrimidine glycosylase family protein: MPELPAVEAARRSLVRTVAGKTIDRADVRRPAVLRTHSPRGLDRALRGRTIAGITRRGKALWFQVDPAVLVFHYMLWGVVRFHVAGAVPDGGTSVLLRFGGGAALEFRELQLSTFSVLTPERAEEAAEPGIDPLARGSTFEVFRAALGTRGVTRTALCNQTRIAGIGNLWAHEILFHAGIRPDRPVAALTRPEMRGLYDTTRRVLRAAIAAGGEPGFHDALGRPGRAPLSVYGRAGQPCPGCGGTVRDGRLGGRPTFSCPGCQR, translated from the coding sequence GTGCCTGAACTGCCGGCGGTTGAGGCCGCGCGGCGCAGCCTCGTCCGGACCGTGGCGGGTAAGACGATCGATCGGGCGGACGTGCGCCGGCCGGCGGTGCTGCGGACGCATTCCCCCCGGGGGCTTGACCGCGCGCTCCGCGGGCGGACGATCGCCGGGATCACCAGGCGAGGGAAGGCGCTGTGGTTCCAGGTCGATCCGGCAGTACTCGTCTTTCACTACATGCTCTGGGGCGTGGTGCGATTCCATGTTGCAGGCGCGGTCCCGGACGGCGGGACCTCCGTGTTGCTGCGCTTCGGCGGCGGCGCCGCGCTCGAGTTCCGCGAGCTCCAGTTGAGCACGTTTTCCGTGCTCACGCCCGAGCGCGCAGAGGAGGCGGCCGAGCCCGGCATCGATCCGCTCGCGCGCGGGTCCACCTTCGAGGTCTTCCGCGCCGCGCTGGGCACGCGCGGGGTCACTCGGACGGCGCTGTGCAACCAGACCCGGATCGCGGGGATCGGCAACCTCTGGGCCCACGAAATTCTGTTCCACGCCGGCATCCGCCCCGACCGCCCTGTGGCCGCGCTCACACGTCCCGAGATGCGGGGGCTGTACGATACGACCCGCAGGGTGCTGCGGGCCGCGATCGCCGCGGGGGGCGAACCGGGTTTCCACGACGCGCTCGGCCGTCCGGGCCGCGCGCCGCTCTCGGTCTACGGCCGCGCGGGCCAACCGTGCCCCGGGTGCGGAGGTACGGTGCGCGATGGACGCCTCGGCGGCCGGCCCACGTTCTCCTGTCCGGGCTGTCAGCGGTAA
- a CDS encoding TPM domain-containing protein → MPSPGGAAPPAFPAPQGYVSDFAHLLDPAARASLDARLAAYDRATTNQIAIAVFADLGGVPIDDFAARLEEAWKVGRRGRDNGILLLVAPKEREVRIEVGYGLEGKVTDADAGRIIRDTLAPAFRAGRYADGLNAAADALMGLIGGPGAVPGGGPGAAGTARPSSRGTGSGGLAGLLFLAFVALSLIAGRLGGRRRCPRCGAALQLTSQSTASGVGAVEAWTCPRCGYRDKRLVRRSAVMPVPYFFGGGWGSGGFGGGGGGFGGFGGGASGGGGASGGW, encoded by the coding sequence GTGCCGTCGCCCGGCGGTGCCGCGCCGCCGGCATTCCCCGCGCCGCAGGGCTACGTGTCCGACTTTGCGCACCTGTTGGATCCGGCCGCCCGGGCTTCGCTCGACGCGCGGCTTGCGGCCTACGATCGGGCCACGACGAACCAGATCGCGATCGCCGTGTTTGCCGATCTCGGCGGTGTCCCGATTGATGACTTTGCCGCCCGCCTCGAGGAAGCGTGGAAAGTCGGCCGGCGCGGCCGGGACAACGGCATCTTGCTGCTCGTCGCGCCGAAGGAGCGCGAGGTTCGGATCGAGGTCGGCTACGGCCTGGAGGGGAAGGTCACCGACGCCGACGCCGGACGCATCATCCGCGACACCCTGGCACCGGCGTTTCGCGCCGGGCGGTACGCCGACGGGCTGAACGCGGCCGCCGACGCCCTGATGGGGCTGATCGGAGGACCCGGGGCCGTTCCGGGCGGAGGCCCGGGTGCGGCCGGCACCGCGCGGCCATCCTCTCGAGGCACCGGAAGCGGCGGGCTGGCGGGCCTGCTGTTCCTCGCGTTTGTGGCCTTGTCTCTCATCGCGGGCCGGCTCGGCGGCCGGCGACGCTGCCCGCGATGCGGCGCCGCGCTCCAACTCACCTCGCAGAGCACGGCTTCGGGCGTCGGCGCGGTTGAGGCCTGGACGTGTCCGCGCTGCGGGTACCGGGACAAGCGGCTGGTTCGGCGATCCGCCGTGATGCCGGTCCCGTACTTCTTCGGCGGCGGGTGGGGAAGCGGGGGCTTCGGCGGCGGTGGGGGTGGTTTCGGCGGGTTCGGCGGCGGGGCCTCGGGCGGCGGCGGAGCGTCCGGCGGATGGTAA
- the efeU gene encoding iron uptake transporter permease EfeU has product MIGSFLITLREGLEMSLIVGILLAYLARTGHRRDFAAVWAGVAGAVLLSLAAGGIIFATAGEMSGPGEQLFEGIAFLTAVAVLTYMIFWMRREAVTIRSSLQARMSRALQAGSRTALVVLALVSVGREGVETALFLFATVRASSAAAAGLGAVLGLGGAALLGWLLYRGTYRLDLRVFFNVTSGLLLLVGAGLLIRGVGELHEAGILPALVDRLWDSNRFVNQSSTMGGLLEALFGYTSTPSLSQVIAYVAYLAAAGWAYVRPVRPPAGRRAPAGVPAVLERTAQAHHPRA; this is encoded by the coding sequence ATGATCGGTTCGTTCCTGATCACGCTCAGGGAAGGGCTCGAAATGTCCCTGATCGTGGGCATCCTCCTCGCGTACCTCGCCCGGACCGGCCACCGTCGCGACTTCGCCGCCGTCTGGGCCGGCGTGGCCGGTGCCGTGCTCCTCAGCCTCGCCGCCGGCGGCATCATTTTCGCCACGGCCGGAGAGATGAGCGGCCCCGGCGAGCAACTGTTCGAAGGCATCGCGTTCCTGACCGCGGTCGCCGTGCTGACGTACATGATCTTCTGGATGCGGCGGGAAGCCGTGACCATTCGCTCCTCCCTGCAGGCCCGGATGAGCAGGGCGCTGCAGGCGGGCTCCCGCACGGCGCTCGTCGTGCTCGCGCTGGTCTCCGTCGGCCGCGAAGGCGTGGAGACGGCCCTCTTTCTGTTCGCCACGGTGCGGGCGTCGTCCGCGGCGGCCGCCGGTCTCGGCGCCGTTCTGGGATTGGGCGGCGCCGCGCTGCTGGGCTGGCTGCTCTATCGCGGGACCTACCGGCTCGACCTGCGCGTCTTCTTCAACGTGACGAGCGGTTTGCTGCTGCTGGTGGGCGCGGGTCTCTTGATCCGCGGCGTGGGAGAACTTCACGAGGCCGGGATCCTGCCGGCGCTGGTCGATCGTCTCTGGGACTCCAACCGGTTCGTCAACCAGTCGTCGACGATGGGCGGTCTGCTCGAGGCCCTGTTCGGGTACACGAGCACGCCCTCGCTGAGCCAGGTGATCGCCTACGTGGCGTACCTGGCCGCCGCCGGGTGGGCCTACGTGCGCCCGGTCCGCCCGCCGGCCGGCAGGCGCGCACCCGCCGGTGTGCCGGCGGTCCTGGAGCGGACGGCGCAAGCCCACCACCCGAGGGCGTGA
- a CDS encoding LemA family protein: MRAVLIAVLVVVLIGVMAVSSVAGTYNRLVQLRQQVDAAQADVETQLQRRFDLIPNLVESTRAVLNQERTVFAALANARTHYAGTQPGTPARIEAANQYQSAIARLLVIVENYPVLRSNETVQSLMSQLASTENQVAYARRQYNASVQAYDTTLQTFPTTLVASSFGFQPRPYFQAQPGAGQAPRVNLGVPTP, from the coding sequence ATGCGTGCGGTGCTGATCGCAGTACTCGTCGTAGTCCTGATCGGTGTCATGGCGGTCTCGTCCGTCGCCGGCACCTACAACCGGCTGGTGCAGCTCCGCCAGCAGGTGGATGCCGCGCAGGCCGACGTCGAGACGCAACTCCAGCGCCGCTTCGATCTGATTCCCAACCTGGTGGAATCCACGCGGGCCGTGTTGAATCAGGAGCGCACCGTGTTCGCGGCGCTGGCCAATGCCCGCACACACTACGCGGGGACGCAACCGGGGACCCCGGCGCGCATCGAGGCAGCCAACCAGTACCAGAGCGCGATCGCGCGCCTGCTCGTGATCGTCGAGAATTACCCGGTGCTGCGCAGCAACGAGACCGTGCAGTCCCTGATGAGTCAGCTGGCGTCCACAGAGAACCAGGTCGCGTATGCGCGCCGCCAGTACAACGCGTCGGTTCAGGCGTATGACACGACGCTCCAGACGTTTCCCACGACGCTGGTGGCGTCGAGCTTTGGGTTTCAACCCCGGCCGTATTTCCAGGCCCAGCCCGGCGCCGGCCAGGCGCCCCGCGTGAATCTCGGGGTGCCGACGCCCTGA
- a CDS encoding LemA family protein codes for MSAPPPRSGTWAVAGLVALATALGVVGWWIVTYNQLVQARSAVDAQWAQVEAQYQRRVDLVPALVSAAAGALAQERQVLSAIVAARAAYLAAPPGSPDRVRAASALEAPMGRLIGIVEASPALRARATVAALMDELAGTENRIAVERRRYNDRVRTYNTLVQQFPPVLVAAAAGMRPRPYFEAGPRSAGRPAVHISP; via the coding sequence ATGAGCGCGCCGCCGCCGCGCTCCGGCACCTGGGCCGTCGCGGGCCTGGTGGCCCTCGCCACCGCCCTCGGCGTGGTCGGGTGGTGGATCGTGACGTACAACCAACTGGTGCAGGCCCGAAGCGCCGTCGACGCGCAGTGGGCGCAGGTCGAAGCGCAGTACCAGCGGCGCGTCGATCTGGTTCCCGCGCTCGTGTCGGCGGCCGCCGGCGCTCTCGCCCAAGAGCGGCAGGTGTTGTCGGCGATCGTCGCGGCGCGCGCCGCCTATCTCGCCGCGCCGCCCGGATCCCCGGACCGGGTCCGCGCGGCGTCGGCGCTCGAAGCCCCGATGGGCCGCCTGATCGGGATCGTCGAAGCGTCGCCCGCCCTGCGCGCCCGGGCCACGGTCGCCGCGCTCATGGACGAACTCGCGGGCACGGAGAACCGCATCGCCGTCGAGCGGCGCCGCTACAACGATCGCGTGCGCACCTACAACACGCTGGTCCAACAGTTCCCGCCGGTGCTGGTCGCCGCCGCCGCGGGCATGCGCCCGCGGCCGTACTTCGAAGCCGGGCCACGGTCGGCCGGGCGACCGGCGGTCCACATCTCACCGTAG
- a CDS encoding class I SAM-dependent methyltransferase codes for MAPVDTRAPHARGAPRALDVATGLGRNALALAHAGYRVDAVDISPTALHEAARRARRAGLPGIRWIVADLDRWRPQRGLYDVVVNAFFLKRRMFPALRAAVRPGGLLIFETHLDAGEHDAGPADRSRRLRPGELRRILGDWEILYASDGLYRDRGRRMALGRIVARRPRRLARTAGAARSVRPPRRSTGLPRLAHRK; via the coding sequence TTGGCGCCGGTCGACACCCGCGCACCTCACGCGCGCGGGGCGCCACGGGCGCTGGACGTCGCGACCGGACTTGGCCGCAACGCGCTGGCCCTCGCTCATGCCGGCTACCGCGTCGACGCCGTTGACATCTCGCCGACGGCGCTGCACGAGGCCGCGCGGCGGGCAAGGCGCGCCGGGCTGCCCGGCATCCGCTGGATCGTCGCGGACCTCGATCGCTGGCGTCCCCAGCGCGGACTGTACGATGTGGTCGTGAACGCGTTCTTTCTGAAACGGCGGATGTTTCCGGCGCTGCGCGCGGCCGTCCGTCCCGGGGGCCTGCTGATCTTCGAGACGCACCTGGACGCGGGCGAACACGACGCCGGCCCCGCCGATCGCAGCCGCCGGCTTCGCCCCGGAGAACTCCGGCGGATCCTGGGCGACTGGGAGATCCTCTACGCAAGCGACGGACTCTATCGCGACCGGGGTCGCCGGATGGCGCTCGGACGCATCGTCGCCCGCCGTCCGCGGAGACTCGCGCGAACCGCCGGCGCGGCGCGCTCGGTGCGCCCGCCTCGGCGCTCGACCGGACTACCCAGGCTCGCCCACCGCAAATAG
- a CDS encoding SAM-dependent chlorinase/fluorinase: MRLLTFLSDFGLDSPYPAAMKAVAAGICDARFIDISHAVPRHNVRTGAYLLWSVAPACPAGTVHCAVVDPGVGTARAALAVAAGGQTFVGPDNGLLVPAAKRLGFPAVYRLTNEAYWRHPVSPTFHGRDVFAAVAAHLAAGTVFERVGTPAPEHVELTLEDGGPDGSGLLGTVLWVDPFGNLVTTIPGSALAELGQDVQVVVEAGGRALPATVGRTFGDVPAGGAIVLVGGDGLVEIGVNQGSAIARLGAGPGERVRIRRGDIGS, from the coding sequence ATGCGGCTGCTGACGTTCCTCTCTGACTTTGGTCTCGACTCCCCGTATCCCGCGGCGATGAAGGCCGTGGCTGCGGGGATCTGCGACGCACGGTTCATCGACATCTCACACGCGGTGCCGCGCCATAACGTGCGCACCGGGGCCTACCTGTTATGGTCCGTGGCGCCGGCGTGCCCGGCCGGGACGGTGCACTGCGCCGTGGTCGATCCCGGAGTCGGGACGGCGCGCGCCGCGCTCGCCGTCGCCGCCGGCGGGCAGACGTTCGTCGGGCCGGACAACGGGCTCCTTGTGCCCGCCGCGAAGCGGTTGGGCTTCCCCGCCGTCTACCGGTTGACAAACGAGGCGTACTGGCGGCACCCGGTATCGCCGACGTTCCACGGCCGCGACGTCTTCGCCGCCGTCGCCGCCCACCTCGCGGCCGGCACGGTGTTCGAGCGGGTGGGGACGCCGGCCCCGGAGCACGTCGAGCTGACACTCGAGGATGGGGGCCCAGACGGCTCCGGGCTCCTGGGGACCGTGCTCTGGGTCGACCCGTTCGGCAATCTTGTGACCACGATCCCGGGGTCCGCGCTCGCCGAGTTGGGACAGGATGTCCAGGTCGTCGTCGAGGCCGGCGGCCGGGCGCTGCCGGCCACCGTCGGACGTACGTTCGGGGACGTGCCGGCCGGCGGGGCCATCGTCCTGGTCGGCGGGGACGGCCTGGTCGAAATCGGGGTGAACCAGGGTAGCGCGATCGCGCGCCTGGGGGCCGGACCGGGGGAGCGGGTGCGAATTCGCCGAGGAGATATCGGTTCCTGA
- a CDS encoding TPM domain-containing protein, with translation MSVRRLLSARDKARLRHLAEAVERDTGVEIAALVVPRADDVAGFARAYFDHVGIGKRGHDNGVLVLVALDNRAIHIELGRGLAGVIGPADARSIIEFVIAPQFREGRFGAGLAHGIEALGHLVRRPFP, from the coding sequence GTGAGCGTACGTCGTCTGCTCAGCGCGCGGGACAAAGCGCGCCTCCGGCATCTGGCCGAGGCCGTCGAACGCGATACCGGCGTCGAGATCGCCGCGCTCGTGGTCCCGCGGGCGGACGACGTCGCGGGATTCGCCCGGGCGTACTTTGACCACGTCGGGATCGGCAAGCGCGGGCACGACAACGGCGTGCTGGTGCTCGTGGCACTCGACAATCGGGCCATTCACATCGAGCTCGGCCGTGGACTCGCGGGCGTGATCGGTCCCGCGGACGCCCGGAGCATCATCGAGTTCGTGATCGCTCCGCAGTTCCGAGAGGGCCGGTTCGGGGCGGGCCTCGCGCACGGCATCGAAGCGCTCGGACACCTCGTACGCCGCCCCTTCCCATGA
- a CDS encoding M20/M25/M40 family metallo-hydrolase has product MSPSAAPRVRPEAVIGLVERLVAIPSVNPQLVPGGAGEAKLAEALAEVCRTLDLEVALEEAAPGRPNLVAVLRGRAPRRGRSLMLNGHTDTVGPAGMAEPFVPAHRGDRLYGRGALDMKAGLAAMVAAAGAIREARVVPLGDLILTFVVDEEHLSAGTEALVRRHRADAAIITEPTGLRVGVAHKGFAWARIRTEGHAAHGSDVAVGVDAIAHMGRVLAAIERLDREVLPRAAHPLLGRPSVHASLIEGGEGLSTYPPSCTLDIERRMLPAETPDGVRRELEEALAGLRTADPAFRATVEITGSRPGLDVDPDAPIVRALRGAAGRVLGRDPAPIGVAYWCDAAILTQHGISTVLFGPSGEGLHAEVEYVDVPSTAACAQVLAETAVAFCGAGDAAADVPL; this is encoded by the coding sequence ATGAGCCCGTCCGCGGCCCCCCGTGTTCGGCCCGAGGCCGTGATCGGACTGGTCGAGCGGCTGGTGGCCATTCCGTCCGTCAATCCGCAACTCGTGCCGGGCGGGGCCGGCGAAGCGAAGCTCGCCGAGGCTCTCGCCGAGGTGTGCCGCACCCTCGATCTCGAGGTCGCGTTGGAGGAGGCGGCGCCCGGCCGTCCCAATCTCGTCGCGGTGCTGCGCGGCCGGGCTCCGCGCCGCGGACGCTCGCTCATGCTGAACGGCCACACCGATACGGTCGGTCCGGCCGGCATGGCGGAGCCGTTCGTCCCCGCGCACCGCGGGGACCGGCTCTACGGCCGGGGCGCCCTCGACATGAAGGCCGGGCTGGCCGCGATGGTGGCCGCCGCGGGCGCCATTCGCGAGGCGCGCGTCGTCCCCCTCGGGGACCTCATCTTGACGTTCGTGGTCGACGAAGAGCATTTGAGCGCCGGAACCGAGGCGCTCGTGCGCCGGCACCGCGCCGACGCGGCGATCATCACCGAGCCGACCGGGTTGCGCGTCGGCGTGGCGCATAAGGGGTTTGCCTGGGCGCGAATCCGTACGGAGGGCCACGCCGCGCACGGCAGCGACGTGGCGGTGGGGGTGGACGCGATCGCACACATGGGACGGGTGCTCGCGGCGATCGAACGGCTCGACCGCGAGGTCCTGCCCCGCGCCGCCCACCCGTTGCTCGGCCGCCCGTCCGTCCACGCCTCGCTCATCGAGGGCGGAGAGGGTCTCAGTACCTATCCGCCGTCCTGCACGCTCGACATCGAGCGCCGAATGCTTCCCGCGGAAACCCCGGACGGCGTCCGTCGCGAGCTCGAGGAGGCGCTGGCGGGGCTCCGGACCGCCGATCCGGCCTTCCGCGCGACGGTGGAGATTACGGGCAGCCGGCCGGGCCTCGACGTGGATCCGGATGCGCCGATCGTGCGGGCCCTCCGCGGCGCGGCCGGCCGGGTCCTCGGCCGGGATCCGGCGCCCATCGGGGTGGCGTATTGGTGCGACGCCGCGATTCTGACCCAGCACGGAATCTCGACCGTGCTCTTTGGACCATCCGGGGAAGGGCTGCACGCGGAGGTGGAGTACGTCGACGTGCCGTCCACCGCCGCCTGCGCGCAGGTACTGGCGGAGACCGCCGTCGCGTTCTGCGGGGCCGGTGATGCGGCTGCTGACGTTCCTCTCTGA
- a CDS encoding S41 family peptidase encodes MAARFRLTSLVLVAVLVAVLAAPAMPRANAASAPFVIDALRTLQKNYVDTLAAAPLLNAALAAAEKRADAQPFGGPISPTASDDRAISLFTQRFAEIASQVADKVTETDLAYAATAGMLDSLHDSHTGFVPPALYQEIKRRETGQAAFSGVGIVLLHRDDQYYISEIYPGGPAEQAGVRVFDRVLAVDGHATADLNDDHVSQMIRGTAGSRVTLTLLRPGAADPVDVAIVRGQIHVPTVTDRMLPGDIGYVRLYEFVPGVGTSVRKAMLGLRGDGMRGMVLDLRGNPGGLVSELRDVSAAILPAGSPVLQMRTRSGRNFVMQTPVQPVVPAGLPIIVLVDESTASAAELLSAAIQEQGRGIVEGTKTAGAVEVGITIDLPEGAGMSVTVARVLTGKGVRLEGQGVLPDTTESLTSQAMNAGRDSQLDRAIEILNTRFGIGSSRGGTKPKLTPSNGFVLPAAPAA; translated from the coding sequence ATGGCTGCTCGTTTCCGCCTCACGTCCCTGGTTCTGGTCGCCGTGCTGGTCGCCGTCCTCGCCGCACCCGCCATGCCGCGCGCCAACGCGGCATCGGCGCCCTTCGTCATCGACGCGCTTCGCACGCTGCAGAAGAACTATGTGGACACGCTGGCCGCGGCTCCGCTGCTCAACGCCGCCCTCGCCGCCGCCGAAAAGCGGGCCGACGCCCAGCCCTTCGGCGGCCCCATCAGCCCGACCGCGTCGGATGATCGGGCGATCTCACTGTTCACGCAGCGGTTCGCCGAGATCGCCAGCCAGGTCGCGGACAAAGTCACGGAGACCGATCTCGCCTACGCGGCGACCGCCGGGATGCTCGACAGCCTCCACGATTCTCACACCGGTTTCGTGCCGCCCGCACTCTATCAGGAGATCAAGCGCCGGGAGACCGGCCAGGCGGCGTTCAGCGGCGTGGGGATCGTGCTCTTGCACCGCGACGACCAATACTACATCAGCGAAATCTATCCGGGCGGCCCCGCCGAGCAGGCCGGGGTCCGGGTATTCGATCGCGTCCTCGCCGTCGACGGCCACGCCACGGCCGACCTGAACGACGACCACGTGTCGCAGATGATCCGCGGCACGGCCGGGAGCCGGGTGACGCTTACGCTGCTCCGCCCGGGTGCTGCGGATCCGGTCGACGTCGCCATCGTGCGGGGACAGATTCACGTGCCGACGGTGACCGATCGGATGCTGCCCGGCGACATCGGCTACGTCCGGCTGTACGAATTCGTCCCGGGGGTCGGCACCAGCGTGCGGAAGGCGATGCTGGGGCTGCGCGGTGACGGCATGCGCGGGATGGTGCTGGATCTCCGCGGCAACCCGGGCGGTCTGGTGAGCGAACTCCGCGACGTGTCGGCGGCGATTCTGCCGGCGGGATCGCCGGTACTGCAGATGCGCACGCGGAGCGGCCGCAACTTCGTCATGCAGACGCCGGTCCAGCCGGTCGTGCCGGCCGGCCTGCCGATCATCGTGCTCGTCGACGAGAGTACGGCATCGGCGGCGGAGTTGCTCTCGGCGGCGATTCAGGAGCAGGGGCGGGGAATCGTCGAGGGGACCAAAACGGCCGGTGCGGTGGAGGTCGGGATTACGATCGACCTGCCGGAGGGCGCCGGGATGAGCGTGACCGTGGCGCGCGTGCTGACCGGCAAGGGCGTCCGGCTCGAAGGGCAGGGTGTCCTGCCGGATACGACGGAGTCGCTGACCTCGCAGGCGATGAACGCGGGCCGCGACAGCCAGCTCGATCGCGCCATCGAGATCCTCAACACGAGGTTTGGGATCGGGTCGTCACGCGGCGGCACGAAGCCAAAGCTCACGCCGTCGAACGGGTTTGTTCTGCCCGCCGCTCCCGCGGCGTAA
- a CDS encoding M14 family metallopeptidase, producing the protein MGQDVVVVGSLRASPGTKVTGFLPVPGTPIQMPVTVVNGSAPGPRVAITAGVHGGEYPGIEAAIRTAAALEARDVRGTAVIVHIVDVPAFVARSIYICPLDGKNPNRLFPGNADGTASERLAHTLFTEVIAPSDAYVDLHGGDINEALVPFTIMVETGNADLDARTRGLAGVYGIQYVVRGRVGGGTYAAAAQRHIPAILTEAGGQGLLDDASLHLHLRGLRNVLRHLGIVNGAPEPVPPTTLLARLHWVTSQHAGLFYAEVSPGAQVEAGGRIGEIRDYFGRRLEEVRAPASGIVLFTVTTPATNPNDPLFAVGEPG; encoded by the coding sequence ATGGGACAGGATGTGGTGGTGGTGGGATCGCTGCGCGCCTCGCCGGGGACGAAGGTCACGGGATTCCTCCCGGTCCCGGGAACCCCGATTCAGATGCCGGTGACGGTAGTCAACGGGAGCGCGCCGGGACCGCGTGTGGCGATCACGGCCGGCGTGCACGGCGGCGAATATCCCGGCATCGAGGCGGCGATCCGGACCGCGGCGGCGTTGGAGGCCCGCGACGTGCGCGGCACCGCCGTCATCGTGCACATCGTCGACGTCCCGGCGTTCGTGGCCCGGAGCATCTACATCTGTCCGCTGGACGGCAAGAACCCCAACCGGCTCTTTCCCGGCAACGCCGACGGCACGGCGAGCGAGCGGCTTGCGCACACGTTGTTCACGGAAGTCATCGCGCCGAGCGACGCCTACGTTGATCTCCACGGCGGCGACATCAACGAAGCGCTGGTGCCGTTCACAATCATGGTCGAGACCGGCAACGCGGATCTGGACGCCCGGACGCGCGGGCTGGCCGGGGTGTACGGTATCCAGTACGTCGTGCGCGGGCGGGTGGGCGGCGGCACGTATGCCGCGGCGGCGCAGCGCCACATCCCGGCCATTCTCACCGAGGCCGGCGGGCAGGGACTGCTCGACGACGCGTCGCTCCACCTCCACCTGCGCGGATTGCGCAATGTCCTGCGACACCTCGGCATCGTCAACGGGGCGCCGGAGCCGGTGCCGCCGACCACGCTCCTCGCGCGGCTGCACTGGGTGACGTCGCAACACGCGGGTCTGTTCTACGCGGAGGTTTCGCCGGGCGCCCAGGTGGAAGCAGGCGGGCGCATTGGGGAGATCCGCGACTACTTCGGCCGGCGGTTGGAAGAGGTGCGCGCCCCGGCGTCCGGCATCGTCCTCTTCACCGTCACGACGCCGGCCACCAATCCGAACGATCCGCTATTTGCGGTGGGCGAGCCTGGGTAG
- a CDS encoding DUF4149 domain-containing protein — protein MTGLAAVVRTLAVALWIGGMAALDFIEAPLRFSTPALDRNQAVALGQAAFARFNRVEAALGVIALAAAIAARSARWTVAVAAIMLALVLVQTLYLTPEITRLAAGLDFVNRAAGDPRYAAIRSLHNVYAAAEIAILAGGVAVLAGWAASAR, from the coding sequence GTGACGGGACTCGCCGCGGTCGTTCGTACGCTTGCCGTTGCCCTGTGGATCGGCGGCATGGCGGCGCTCGATTTCATTGAGGCCCCGCTGCGCTTTTCGACCCCGGCGCTCGACCGGAATCAAGCGGTGGCGCTGGGACAGGCGGCCTTTGCCCGCTTCAATCGCGTGGAGGCGGCGCTCGGCGTGATCGCGCTCGCCGCGGCGATCGCGGCGCGTTCGGCGCGGTGGACGGTCGCCGTCGCGGCGATCATGCTGGCGCTCGTGCTCGTGCAGACGCTCTACCTGACCCCCGAAATCACGAGACTCGCCGCCGGCCTGGACTTCGTCAATCGCGCCGCGGGCGACCCCCGGTACGCCGCGATTCGCTCCCTGCACAACGTCTACGCCGCGGCCGAGATCGCAATCCTGGCCGGCGGCGTGGCCGTGCTCGCGGGCTGGGCCGCCTCCGCCCGGTAA